One Castanea sativa cultivar Marrone di Chiusa Pesio chromosome 4, ASM4071231v1 DNA window includes the following coding sequences:
- the LOC142630696 gene encoding transcription factor TCP18-like: MQLKSQMYTSNSNNGNDPISYCDQPFFQRPLFNDINNPNSNSNSKHEDPSLLSFLNFPSPFEDDYVFFPHNHDMLFQFQHQSCLLRPDNNTITETTVPNNINMVDSKKNHINMAEQIPRKRSCKRDRHSKINTARGPRDRRMRLSLKVAPEFFGLQELLGYDTASRTVEWLLLKSKDEIKKLEREKKRSSTSTSTVGGSKSANSSASDECEVVSGIDDVAVNCDGDQQGSVSQEKPSTKEKKIRHSQSRKSAFHPLARESREKARARARERTKLAKLMRSQGDDSKLCEEASRLGSWSPFETGEESGTQSQNMNPSSLDLEVLPEAEEGSSSHARDHSGAVEDMVNGEDYLVFWPLNFLHSSGIPQELQFSELPFFGKPWEAYNNNNQC, encoded by the exons ATGCAATTAAAATCACAGATGTATACTTCAAACAGTAACAATGGCAATGACCCCATTTCCTACTGTGACCAACCATTTTTCCAAAGGCCTTTATTCAATGACATCAACAACcccaattccaattccaattccaaacACGAAGACCCATCTCTTTTATCTTTTCTCAACTTTCCCTCTCCCTTTGAAGATGACTATGTTTTCTTCCCACACAACCATGACAtgttatttcaatttcaacacCAATCTTGCTTATTGAGACCTGACAATAATACCATAACTGAAACCACTGTCCCCAACAATATTAACATGGTCGATTCCAAGAAAAATCACATCAACATGGCCGAGCAGATCCCAAGAAAAAGATCTTGCAAGAGAGATCGGCACAGCAAGATTAATACTGCTCGTGGACCAAGGGATCGGAGAATGAGACTGTCCCTTAAAGTTGCCCCGGAGTTTTTTGGTCTTCAAGAATTGCTAGGCTATGACACGGCAAGCAGAACCGTTGAATGGTTGCTCTTGAAGTCTAAGGATGAAATCAAgaagctagagagagagaagaagcgAAGTAGCACTAGTACTAGTACTGTTGGCGGCAGCAAGAGTGCTAATTCTTCTGCTTCTGATGAGTGTGAAGTTGTATCTGGTATCGATGATGTTGCAGTTAATTGTGACGGAGATCAACAGGGCAGTGTTTCCCAAGAGAAACCCTCGACTAAAGAGAAGAAGATTAGGCACTCACAGTCAAGGAAGAGTGCATTTCACCCGCTTGCAAGGGAGTCAAGGGAAAAAGCAAGGGCAAGAGCAAGGGAAAGGACTAAATTAGCAAAGTTGATGAGGAGTCAAGGAGATGACTCAAAGTTATGTGAAGAAGCAAGCAGATTAGGTTCTTGGAGTCCCTTTGAAACTGGGGAAGAATCTGGAACACAAAGCCAAAACATGAACCCTTCATCCTTGGATTTGGAGGTGCTACCAGAGGCTGAAGAAGGAAGCTCTAGTCATGCCCGAGATCATTCGGGCGCTGTAGAAGACATGGTTAATGGTGAGGATTACTTGGTGTTTTGGCCTTTAAATTTCCTGCACAGCTCAGGAATTCCTCAAGAG CTTCAATTTTCAGAATTACCATTCTTTGGCAAACCATGGGAGGCCTACAACAATAATAATCAATGCTAA